The DNA region GAATGTGGGCTACTAACGCCTGTGGGCTACTAACGCCTGTGGGCTACTAACCCCTGTGGGCTACTAACGCCTGTGCGCTACTAACCCCTGTGGGCTACTAACCCCTGTGGGCTACTAACCCCTGGATGAATGTGGGCTACTAACCCCTGTGGGCTACTAACCCCTGGATGAATGTGGGCTACTAACGCCTGTGGGCTACTAACCCCTGTGGGCTACTAACTCCTGTGGGCTACTAACCCCTGGATGAATGTGGGCTACTAACGCCTGTGGGCTACTAACCCCTGTGGGCTACTAACTCCTGTGGGCTACTAACCCCTGGATGAATGGGGGCTACTAACCCCTGGATGAATGTGGGCTACTAACCCCTGTGGGCTACTAACCCCTGGATGAATGGGGGCTACTAACCCCTGGATGAATGTGGGCTACTAACGCCTGTGGGCTACTAACCCCTGTGGGCTACTAACTCCTGTGGGCTACTAACCCCTGGATGAATGGGGGCTACTAACCCCTGGATGAATGTGGGCTACTAACGCCTGTGGGCTACAGCACAAAGTAACATATAAAAGTCAAATGTTCAGCCTAAGTTATATCATTTctatatattttctatattgCATTGGAGAGTAGAAGAACCTGCAGGTTCAAACACTGTGATCGTTACcacacaaatgtaaatttgCATGTGGACCAGGGTCTGTTAATTCTCGACCCATTCCAGCTAAACTAGCGGGTCAGTTTTTATTCTCAGCCTAGAAACACATGAAAGTGAATAAAGGTTAAATTGGAGTCCCAAATTAAGGCCAAAGTATCTGGcttgccctctagtggtggggGCTGTAACTGAATTAGCTTTTGTCCCCCTTGTATGTGTTTAGTTCTTATTTAGCTCCATTTAGCAGGAATGTGGCAGCAGTGGATGCAACAGCTTCAGGAgtctctgacctcctcctccatcccatAATGACTCGAAGTTAATGATTTCCACTTAGCTGCTGCCCCACTGCCACAATGGAGAttgattggtgtgtgtgtgtgcgtgtgtgtatgtgtgtgtgtgtgtgtgcgtgtgtgcgcgtgtgtgcgtgtgtgtgtgtgtgcgtgtgtgtgtgtgtgcgtgtgtgtgtgtgcgtgtgcgtgtctgtgtgtgtgcgtgtgtgtgtgcgtgtgtgtgcgtgtctgtgtgtgcgtgtgtgtgtgtgtgtgtgtgcgtatgtgtgtgcgtgtgcgtgcgtgtgcgtgtgcgtgtgtgtgtgtgtgcgtgcgtgtgtgtgtgtgtgtgtgtgtgtgtgtgtgtgtgtgcgtgctgagcTCTggtctctctttcctcctctcgtGGTCCTTTCTCTCCTCAGTGACCCACATCACCAAAGAAGAAAGGAgacatttttaatcagatttgGTAACAGTGCAGCTCTGTTGTCTCACGCTGCAGAATCAAAGCACAAAGGAGCTGCAAATGTTCAGGCATCAGGTCGTGTAGGGAACGTCGTACACCTGCGTCAGTGCGTCTACCTGACGTCCTCATGCTTCTCTACTGGCTCCCCCAGGTCGTGTCTTGTACCCCGGGGCTCTACTGGCTCCCCGGGGCTCTTCTGGCTCCCCCAGGTCGTGTCTTTTACCCCGGGGCTCTACTGGCTCCCCCAGGTCGTGTCTTTTACCCCGGGGCTCTTCTGGCTCCCCCAGGTCGTATCTTGTACCCCGGGGCTCTTCTGGCTCCCCCAGGTCATGTCTTGTACCCCGGGGCACTACTGGCTCCCCCAGGTCGTGTCTTTTACCCCGGGGCTCTTCTGGCTCCCCCAGGTCGTATCTTGTACCCCGGGCTCTTCTGGCTCCCCCAGGTCATGTCTTGTACCCCGGGGCTCTACTGGCTCCCCCAGGTCATGTCTTGTACCCCGGGGCACTACTGGCTCCCCCAGGTCGTATCTTGTACCCCGGGGCTCTTCTGGCTCCCCCAGGTCGTGTCTTTTACCCCGGGGCACTACTGGCTCCCCCAGGTCATGTCTTGTACCCCGGGGCTCTTCTGGCTCCCCCAGGTCGTATCTTGTACCCCGGGGCTCTACTGGCTCCCCCAGGTCGTATCTTGTACCCCGGGGCACTACTGGCTCCCCCAGGTCGTGTCTTTTACCCCGGGGCTCTTCTGGCTCCCCCAGGTCGTATCTTGTACCCCGGGGCTCTTCTGGCTCCCCCAGGTCATGTCTTGTACCCCGGGGCTCTACTGGCTCCCCCAGGTCATGTCTTGTACCCCGGGGCACTACTGGCTCCCCCAGGTCGTATCTTGTACCCCGGGGCTCTTCTGGCTCCCCCAGGTCGTGTCTTTTACCCCGGGGCACTACTGGCTCCCCCAGGTCGTGTCTTTTACCCCGGGGCTCTACTGGCTCCCCGGGGCTCTACTGGCTCCCCCAGGTCGTATCTTGTACCCCGGGGCTCTACTGGCTCCCCGGGGCTCTTCTGGCTCCCCCAGGTCGTGTCTTTTACCCCGGGGCACTACTGGCTCCCCCAGGTCGTGTCTTTTACCCCGGGGCTCTACTGGCTCCCccagctggaggcagcaggGACGAAGATGccgggggggggttgctgactGTCGGAGTGTCCCACTCCCAGCGTCTGTCCCTGCATTTGGGCCATGGCACCATCTGCAGATGGAGGTGCTATTTGGGGACGGAGACAGGGGACGCGGCTTTCGAGTGATTGCTCTGACACCTCTGAGCTGGGGGAGGTGATATTTTCCACCTGCAGTCATGAGTCACATTTGTCAGCGTCGTTATCTGAGCGTCTGTTCGCCGCAGTGCGCCTGCTCGCCACGCGCTGTCTGTGCTCCATGCGTCTGAGAAAACTAGGACGCGCTGTCTGCAAAGGGGGCAGCTCTAATTATGTCGGGCTGGGCTCCCCGAAACGTCCGAACCCTCCAACGGCCCTTCTGCCCCCTCATgagcagcacgtgcacgtgggcaGCACGACCTTGGTGTCCTGGCTAGGAGACATTTTTGAGGCGTCCTAATCTTCATTAAACCCAACTGTTGGTTTCAAAATGACAAATGCATCATAAACACCCAACTCGTGTTGTTCTGAAGGCCTCGTCCAACCTGCTGGGTTTAGGCTCATAGATTGGGTAGAATCGGATCAAACAGGGGGAGAGTACAGATCTATCTTCATACGCTTTTAAAAAACTCTACATTTAGCCAACAAACAACAACTCTTTTGGTATTTTCCATTCATGATCCCATACGTGACGCCTCTGTAGGGTGATACATTGAACAACATTGGACCCAGTCAAACCCAAACGTGGTCTCACTCAGGGCTGGAAATGTTGCTCAGAGGCTTTAGAGCTAAAATTTGTTCTCAGCACTGCAGATGTTTCACTGCAGAAACAACATGACTGCATAGATGCATGAAGGGCATTATTACAGTAATTAAAGCGCTTggcctgcagctggacaggatGTTATGGCTCATAAGATGACTTTTGTTATGAATCGGCTCTTAAACCCCCACTGGGTCTGAGGACCAGGTCCGTGTGCTGCAGGCCTTGCAGACGCAGCCCCCTCCGTTCATGCTTTGTGTCCCCAATCTTTCCAGGATGCGTGCGGTGACGCCGAGGCTGCGGCGCTGACGGAGCACTGCGAGCTCATCGGACACAGACTAACGACTTTAGAAGATGAGCTGCACACGGCCTTGTTGACTCAGGATCACACTCTCACTCATATCCTTTCACACTCGCTGAAGCTGAACCAGCACATGAATAAACTGGATGCTACctgtggtctgtgtgtgtgagtgagtgtgtgggtgagtgagtgtgtgtgtgggtgagtgtgtgtgagtgagtgtgtgtgtgggtgagtgtgtgtgagtgtgtgactgtgtctgCCTCTCGGCTGACAGATGTTCTCTGACTTTTCCTTTTgggagaaaacagcaaaatcaaCCTGTTTTTTCCGCTATTGGAGGAAATCAAAGATAAACAGCCGGATCTAAAGATTAGTCTTGACGGGGAGACATGCCAACCGGAGGATGAGAGGGTAGAAGCTCACGCAGGGTTAGAAGGTCCTGAATGTGACTGCCAGTCACCAGGGGCTGAGATTAAACTGCCACGACAGGGGCATCAGCGTGGCAGACACAGGAATGTGGCTCCATTGTCATATATTAACGTCACTCCTCCCGCtgacactcctcctcctctcctcctctcctcctgtcctcctcctcctctcctcctctcctcctcctctcctcctgtcctcctctcctcctcctctcctcctctcctcctgtcctcctctcctcctctcctcctcctctcctctcctcctgtcctcctctcctctcctcctctcctcctcctctcctcctgtcctcctctcctcctctcctctcctcccctcctcctcctcatcctcccctcctcctcccctcctcctcatcctcctcctctcctctcctcctctcctccctcctccctcctctcctcctctcctcctctcctcctcatcctcctctcctcctctgcccacaTCCACCTGCTGCTATCTGGCTCGGAGGAAATTACAATATGATAATGACTGGAATGAAAGTGTTGGAGCTGATTACAGGTCACAATCCACCATTTTCTGTGCTAATTAGGAAGCTGATTGGAAATAGATTAGTGCGCTTTTCTCTGCTGTCGTGCTGAGGAACTAAGACGTATCTAAATTGTGGGATTTTCCACATAATGTGTGCTTGTCCTTCTCTCCCAGGGTATCAGGCGTCCCCACCTGATACCCTGGCGCTATCACATCTGAGGGGTCCAGGCCCCCGCCGTGGCCCCCGCCGTGGCCCCCGCCGTGGCCCCCGCCGTGGCCCCCGCCGTGGCCCCCGCCGTGGCCCCGGGGGTCAGCGCAGGTTCCTGcccctctgtgtgtttgtccttgCACGTCCTCGGTTCCACTGAGGCAGGAGCACGGACACTCGAGGACACGGGAGAAGCACAGCAGCTTTGTTGCAGGAGCAGATTGTGCGACAGCGTTGCCGTAGTGACAGTGAAATCAAGCTTCTTCTCTCTGAGAGTCCTAATTGAAACCTTGAAGGAGGCAGACAGAGCAGAGGACAGGGAACGTGAGACGGGATGGCGAGTCGGGTTACTCCTCCGAAATGTTTGATCTGATTCCTTTTGGTGTCGCATTAGAAGATTCTCCTGCAATATTCATGAAAAACGCTTTAACGGAGGCTTAATTATGAATGAGGACAGTTTAGTGTCCGTTCGGAGAGTCGAACCAGCCGCCGGGCCCCATCTGCCGTCAGCCCGGCCACTTTAGCCGGACACCCACACCATGAAGCAGGTTAAACAACAACACCCCCCACGGCGCCCGTGTGGATCCGGTTTCAGTGGCGTTTGTGAATAATTTAGCAGCCCCGCCTGTTTGCTCCGTCCCCTCGCTGCCTCCCAGTCCTGAGGACAAGATGAGCTCATGAATAGTGAatgtgtggtgggggggctgtgtgaTGGGTGCAGATCGATGATGACCTGGGGGAGCCAGTAGAGCCCCGTAAACCTGATGAAGCATCAGGTTTACGTTTGAGCGGATTTCTTTATGTCGTTGTCCTTAACTCTCTCTGCACagtctctggaggaggaagtTCAGGCGGTCAAAGCCACTTTACAGACGATGCTCAGTCAGCtcgaagaggaggaagaggaggaagaggaggagctacAAGACGACGACCTCATGATGAAcagaagtgaggaagaggaggacgaggaccaGTACTTTAGCGACAGCTGGGATATCTGAAATGGAAAACCACTCAGCGGCTCTCTGGGAGGCGAACCTGGGCCCCGCGGCAAGGATGGTCTCCTTTACTGTAAAGTCTCACCCAGGGGGCCTTAGGGGGGCCCCAGGGGGCCTTAGGGGGGCCCCAGGGGGCCTCTTGGTTACTGCTGTAGGTCACATGACAGCCTCTGTGTGACGCTTCATCCATCTGTGggaaaaagaaatgaacatTCCATTTGAAAGCACATATTAATGCACAAGGGCTGTGAATGTCTCCAGCCTTTTACCAGGAGAAAGTGTCCACCAATATGGATTTAAGGTTTTTATATCGTTTTATACTAATATTGATCAGTGAGCTTTTTGGCCAATCATCAGCTGGATTTCACCATCATTTCACCTTTTTAATGATCAAaaaacaaatgtggaaaaagctTCCAGCTAAATGGGAAACCTTATTCTGGGGGATTCGATGACTGCAGCCAACCACCAGGAGGCAGCAGCGCTGCTTAGTGAGCGGGTGACAGACTTCACCTGGTTAGTCTCAGGACCAGGAGATGACCTGAACGTCCATAACGGGTCACCTGGTTAGTCTCAGGACCAGGAGATGACCTGAACGTCCATAACGGGTCACCTGGTTAGTCCTGGTGTAACGTGGGAAACTAATGTTGTGGTGCTATGAATTGTGGGCAGTTGTTGGTTGTCTGTATTCTAAGTGTGTCGCAGTCGTAAACACATCGCTGTGTTGTTGCCTCTTGGTGTCGCTTTTTTTGATTTACTGAAacttcatgtttattttatttattgttgacaCAAATTACAGCACGAAGCCTCCAGCCTCCTTTTGTCCactgctcttttcttctgttgttgAGCTACAGTTGCCTCTTTTACCCCCAATGGAGGAGGTgcagtgtctgtctgtctgtctgtctgtcttctgtcctgtctgtctgtctgtctcgtCTGTCCTGCCTgaactgactgtctgtctgtctgtctgtctgcctgtctgtctgtctgtgtgtctgtctgactgtctgcctgtctgtctgcctgtctgtgtgtctgtcctactgtctgtctgtctgtctgcctgtctgtctgtctgtctgcctgtctgcctgttctgtctgtctgcctgactgtctgtctgtctgtctgcctgactgtctgtctgtctgcctgcctgtcctgcctgtctgtctgactgtgtgtctgtctgactgtctgcctgtctgtcctgtctgtctgtctgtctgccggtctgtctgtctgcctgtctgcctgtctgtctgcctgactgtctgtctgctgtctgtctgcctgtctgtcctgtctgcctgcctgtctgcctgtctgtctgtctgcctgcctgtctgtctgcctgtctgtgtgtctgtctgtccgctgAGTCTTTCACCTGTAgatgtttcctctcacctgtgcaGTTGTGCAGGTTCCACCGGTCACCTGTAGATGTTCCTCTCACCTGTGCAGTTGTGCAGGTTCCACCAGTCACCTGTAGATGTTCCTCTCACCTGTGCAGTTGTGCAGGTTCCACCGGTCACCTGTAGATGTTCCTCTCACCTGTGCAGTTGTGCAGGTTCCACCAGTCACCTTTAGAtgttcctctcacctgtctgtttTGCAGGTTGTCACCTTTAGAtgttcctctcacctgtctttCACCTGTCATCTTTTCTGCAGCATTATTGGACTTTTGCCATCATTTGATTCCAAGTTTCTTCAGCTGAAGAGAACAAAATAGTTGGAGTGAATAAAATTCAGTGAACGGGAAACGTACGTATGTCCTCACAagggtgaacaggtgtgaacaggtaaacaggaaatgatcaAAAGTCAGGTAAACAGCATCGTTAAGAAGAGGATTCCTCAAGTGATGTTATGTCAAAACTAATCTAGTAACTAATAGTTTAGAATCACTTTATACTCAAGATCAAGACTCACGACCAGGTCGACCTTGGTGGTGGAGCAGAACGATCTCGGGATCTCGGGATCTCGGGAGAGATGCTTCCAAACACGCGGTCCCTCCAGGGATCTCCTCCAGGTGCTCGTGTAGAggagcacctcctcctccacagacgGGTCGACCTTCAAAACGTCCTCGTCCCCAGAAGTGTCGGAGGAGAGTCGAACAGATCATTTTCTCTCTCAGGTAGCAGCAGGAGACGGGTCGATGGTCCTGAAGGATGGttttagtggggggggggggggtggtaacgggagggggggggggcgtacgggaaggggggggggggcgtaacgtgaggggggggtgggggggtgggtgctAACGGGGGGGGTGGCTGTTAGCCATCGGGCTTCTGGTCTCTTCTCAAGCTGTCAGGATAGTTGGAGGTTCTGTCCCGAGCAGGGACGGTGGTGCGCTGAGGGCGTCACTGTGGGCGCCTGCCTGTCGggtcctcctggaccacaaaACACAAAGCTTGAAGTTCTTCCGACGTGGACAGCAGTCAGGGACAGCTGAGAACCGGTACCAGAGGAATGAACCTCCCAGAAGCTGCCACATGGTTCCTCTGGGCCCGGAGCATCTTGGCTCTGGACCAGGAGCATCTTGGTTCTGGACCCGGAAGCATCTTGGCTCTGGACCAGGGAGCATCTTGGATCTGGGCCCGGGAGCATCTTGGTTCTGGACCCGGGAGCATCTTAATTCTGGACCCGGGAGCATCTTGGATCTGGGCCCGGGAGCATCTTATCTGGGCCTGGAGCATCTTGGTCTGGACCCGGAGCATCTTGGTTCTGGACCCGGGAGCATCTTGGTTCTGGACCCGGGAGCATCTTAATTCTNNNNNNNNNNNNNNNNNNNNNNNNNNNNNNNNNNNNNNNNNNNNNNNNNNNNNNNNNNNNNNNNNNNNNNNNNNNNNNNNNNNNNNNNNNNNNNNNNNNNAAATAAAAACGTCCCCTTTGGGGAGGCGATCCAACATAATCTGTGTTATTAGCAGGAGTCGGCTTGTCCTCAGAAACTCAAGAGCTGTAAAGTCCTAATTTCAAGGTGTCTCAAAGATAATAACTGTATCAGTTCAAAACAGAGAAGCCGTGTCTCTGAATTACTGCAAACACACGGCAGCAGCCTCAAAGGGCACGCGtgcactattattattactcttTCAAATGAAGTGCTTTCATCAGTTCACATAGAGACATTTATGAAAGCacttcaaagacaaacacacgcCTCCATTATTCCCATATCCGCCTGCTTCCTTCTGTCCCGGGAATGTGGAGCAGCGGAGCCTCGGAAGGGCGGCGCCACTTGCCGTATTTACCTGTAGCACACGTTTTCTGTGCAGGGGTTGTGCACTTTAACGATGACAAACACGTGTTGAAAATGAGAGCGGATGTGTTTGGGGGTAAAGGGAAGGGCCCCCGGTTCCTGGAACACTATGGTCACAATGTCGTTGCCAATGTGCCGCTTGCGCAGCAGCTGTAAGATAGAGCGGAGAGCATGAGGAGAGAACATTCACATCTTTGGGGCATTTCAGCAAGTCAAAGAAAGCCCCAAAACATCTCAACGTCAGGTGACAGTAAATCCATCTGATGTCTGTTCCAGCAGCACAACCACATTTACAAGGCTGGAAAAAGCCTTTTCCCTCCCGCGCAGCTTAAGCTGACTTAT from Takifugu rubripes chromosome 4, fTakRub1.2, whole genome shotgun sequence includes:
- the LOC115249667 gene encoding uncharacterized protein translates to MLLYWLPQVVSCTPGLYWLPGALLAPPGRVFYPGALLAPPGRVFYPGALLAPPGRILYPGALLAPPGHVLYPGALLAPPGRVFYPGALLAPPGRILYPGLFWLPQVMSCTPGLYWLPQVMSCTPGHYWLPQVVSCTPGLFWLPQVVSFTPGHYWLPQVMSCTPGLFWLPQVVSCTPGLYWLPQVVSCTPGHYWLPQVVSFTPGLFWLPQVVSCTPGLFWLPQVMSCTPGLYWLPQVMSCTPGHYWLPQVVSCTPGLFWLPQVVSFTPGHYWLPQVVSFTPGLYWLPQLEAAGTKMPGGGC